Part of the Planococcus plakortidis genome is shown below.
CCCGCAGGCAACAATATATAGCCCCTGCACATGACGAGTATTACTTGATGCATAAGCACCGCTTGCGCGACCGCACGGAAATCATCGCGCTCCGGCAACAGAAAAAAAGGCGGAACCTTTAAGAATTAAAGGCCGCCTTTTTTTACTGGGCATTTATTCAGGAAAGCTTCGGTTTCGTCTGTAGCCCGCATTTCCCGGTGCTGCATCATGTCTTGGATTTTATCGATCATCTGGTGGCCGATCCCGTCGCCTCGATGGGATGGATTCACCGATACATGATGGATGGTGTAATGATCATCTGCGACCTCCACACCTAATAACCCGACGAAATCATCCTCTTTTTTCCATAGGAACAATTGCCATTCCGGATTTTCTTCATAGATGTGCATGGTCTGCTGCAGCTTTTTCAGTTCGCGCTCTTTGGGCATGAAAGACAATAAACCCATGGCGATCTTTTCAAATGATTTTTTGTATCTGTACAACATAATTGATCCCTCATTTTCATCTTAAAAGCAGCTTTACCCATACTACTATAAACGCCGCAATAACTCAAGTTTATGCCCGGTCAGCCTCCTGTGACATTGTCCGCAAAAAACAGCCAGTAGGCGATACCCCAGGCAACCGCCATCAACAGGACGAACAGGAAGAGCATAATATTTTGCTTTCTCAACGCTTAGCCCCCTCCTGCATATAACCCACTTCATTTTTGATCAAGTCTTCAAAGCTTTCCCTCCGGATGACGAGCTGGTGCTTGCCGCCTTCCGCGAAAACGACTGCCGGGCGGGTGATCCGGTTGTAATTGCTCGCCATGGAATAGCCGT
Proteins encoded:
- a CDS encoding GNAT family N-acetyltransferase, which produces MLYRYKKSFEKIAMGLLSFMPKERELKKLQQTMHIYEENPEWQLFLWKKEDDFVGLLGVEVADDHYTIHHVSVNPSHRGDGIGHQMIDKIQDMMQHREMRATDETEAFLNKCPVKKGGL